The Streptococcus oralis DNA window GAGCATACTCGGATAGCTCAATGACTTTCTCAAAAGACTCTTTCCCACGAAGGGCTAAGTTACGACGAGAAATATCCAGACTAGCCATCAACAAGTAAGAGGCTGATGTAGACTGGGTCAGGTTGATGATCTGACGAACGTACTCAGGATTCATCTGTTCCCCGATAAGCAGGATGGAACTTTGAGTCAAACTCCCACCAGACTTATGCATAGAGACCGCCGCCATATCAGCGCCAGCATCCATAGCAGACAGTGGCAATTTATCTGTAAAATGCAAATGCGCTCCATGGGCTTCATCCACTAAAACCAGCATGCCCGCTTCGTGAGCCATCTCTGTCAATCCCTTAAGATCTGAACAAATCCCATAGTAAGTAGGATTGTTGATTAGGATAGCTTTAGCATCTGGATGTTCCTTAATGGCCTGGGTAGCCCGGTCATTTTCAAGACCTAAAGCGATGCCGATTTTAGGATCCACACTCATCTCGATATAGATGGGAATGGCACCACATAGAACCAACGCATTGATAGCAGATTTGTGGACATTTCGTGGCAGAATAATCTTATCTCCTGCCTTACAAGTCGAAAGAATCATAGTTTGAACTGATGAGGTTGTTCCTCCAATCATGAGAAAGGCATGGGCTGCACCAAAAGCATCCGCAGCCAATTCCTCAGCATCCCTGATAATCGAAATGGGATGGCCTAGATTATCCAAGGGTTTCATCGAATTGACATCAATGCCAACACATTTTTCTCCTAATAGTTCGACAAGTTCTGGATTTCCCCGTCCACGCTTGTGACCTGGCACATCAAAGGGGACAATCCTTTTCTTGCGTAGCTTGACCAAGGCCTCATAAATTGGGGCTTGGTTTTGATCTAACTTCTTCAAGACTTACTCCTTTACCATATTTTTAGCACCTCAAGAAGATAAAGGCGCTAAAGGTTGACTTATGAAAAAAGAGCAGGTTTTCACCTGCTCTGCAATCTTCTGACGTGTGTATTTTGGTTTCTGTTGAGTATGTCTGTTCCTGATGTTTCCTAACTCTCTAGTAGCAAATATTACGTACTTTATTGATCGTTTCACAAGATGACGTGTGCTTTCACCACACTAAAATTTATGAATTAGGACAAGCGTCCTAACATCAACTTATAAAAGTAGGCTTTTAACCCTATCAATAATGTGGCTTTTTAACCACGCTTCGGCATTCAACCCTGCCTGTCCGTAGGCATTTTTTACTCGGGTTTATATTTGCTAGAAAACATCATCTCATTTTCTAAGCCTTATAACTATATCATGTTTATAAGAGCTTGTAAAGTATTTTGTGAAACTTTTTTAAAGAATTACTTTTTTTGTTCGCGAAATATTATTCAACGATAAAAGGAAATCGCTTTAAAACGTCATAGGAATAAGAAAAAAGAAACTACAACCATTAGCTGCTTCAATAATCTTAAAGTATAACTTGATATTGAAAATCAATTCTTTTCATCAGATTTCATAAATATTTCCAGCTAGGAAGTGGGAATCAACTGCTCCAATTCTACTTCTGAAAGCTGTCCTTGATTGTAAAGTTTTCTAAGTAAGTCCTCATCTACGGTAATTGAATAGTAATCCGTCACAAACTCATGAAATTTCTCAAAACTGTCAAAGAAATAGGATAATAACCATTCGCCACCGTCCTGCTCTTGATAGGTATTTTGATGTTCTTGACCGTCATACCATATAAAGAAGGTTGTTTCATCTTTTTGCTCTTCTGAGTATAGGTTTTGATACTTTTCATCCAGTCCTTTATAAAATCCG harbors:
- a CDS encoding aminotransferase class I/II-fold pyridoxal phosphate-dependent enzyme → MKKLDQNQAPIYEALVKLRKKRIVPFDVPGHKRGRGNPELVELLGEKCVGIDVNSMKPLDNLGHPISIIRDAEELAADAFGAAHAFLMIGGTTSSVQTMILSTCKAGDKIILPRNVHKSAINALVLCGAIPIYIEMSVDPKIGIALGLENDRATQAIKEHPDAKAILINNPTYYGICSDLKGLTEMAHEAGMLVLVDEAHGAHLHFTDKLPLSAMDAGADMAAVSMHKSGGSLTQSSILLIGEQMNPEYVRQIINLTQSTSASYLLMASLDISRRNLALRGKESFEKVIELSEYARREINAIGGYYAYSKELIDGVSVCDFDVTKLSVYTQGIGLTGIEVYDLLRDEYDIQIEFGDIGNILAYISIGDRIQDIERLVGALADIKRLYSRDGKDLIAGEYIQPELVLSPQEAFYSERKSLTLDDSVGQVCGEFVMCYPPGIPILAPGERITREIVDYIQFAKERGCSLQGTEDPEVNHINVIKRKEN